One segment of Virgibacillus doumboii DNA contains the following:
- a CDS encoding nitroreductase family protein, translating to MEQTKQSTALANLIRERRAVKKGYNDKPVTEETVKELLEDAVWAPTHGNRQPWRFVFVGPKRKEAFAEKVAATYPEERQENRREYLNEPNAFLVVVMEVPDNQKQWDENFGATACMIQNFWLLAWEQQLGVVWKTNPHIYDPKVKEILNVGENEKIAGFLHLGYFDELPIKKGRKPVNEKFSTFEG from the coding sequence GTGGAACAGACAAAACAATCAACAGCACTTGCAAACCTTATCCGTGAACGCCGGGCTGTTAAAAAAGGCTACAATGACAAGCCCGTAACGGAAGAGACAGTGAAAGAATTATTGGAAGATGCCGTTTGGGCACCGACTCATGGAAACCGGCAGCCTTGGCGCTTTGTTTTCGTTGGGCCAAAGCGAAAAGAAGCATTTGCAGAAAAAGTTGCTGCAACCTATCCGGAAGAACGGCAGGAAAATCGCCGGGAATATTTGAATGAGCCAAATGCTTTCCTTGTTGTTGTAATGGAAGTCCCCGATAATCAAAAGCAATGGGATGAAAACTTCGGGGCAACAGCATGCATGATCCAAAACTTTTGGCTGCTTGCCTGGGAGCAGCAGCTCGGTGTTGTCTGGAAAACCAATCCGCACATCTATGATCCAAAAGTAAAAGAAATTCTTAATGTGGGCGAGAATGAAAAAATTGCAGGATTTCTCCATCTGGGTTATTTTGACGAATTGCCGATTAAAAAAGGCAGAAAACCGGTTAACGAGAAATTTTCGACATTTGAAGGGTAA
- a CDS encoding cupin domain-containing protein has translation MKLISVDHEITKPVFFTRLFGEDNREVVNVKLQEGEIVKEHDSPKHVFIFVNSGDVEFTVSGEKHTVNAETVLYMEPYERHALKALSDVSILVMKC, from the coding sequence TTGAAGCTAATATCTGTGGACCATGAAATAACGAAGCCTGTATTTTTTACCAGGTTATTCGGCGAAGACAATCGTGAAGTGGTAAATGTGAAATTACAGGAAGGAGAAATCGTAAAAGAACATGATTCCCCGAAGCATGTATTCATTTTTGTGAACAGTGGTGATGTGGAATTTACCGTTTCCGGGGAGAAGCATACGGTTAATGCCGAAACAGTTTTGTACATGGAACCATATGAACGTCATGCGCTAAAAGCTTTAAGTGACGTATCAATTCTCGTTATGAAATGTTAG
- a CDS encoding nucleoside deaminase, giving the protein MDQFMERAVELAAENVRNGGEPFGAVLVKNNNLVSEGVNELHKRFDISAHAEIMAMRKAQKKMHTHVLEGYTMYASGEPCPMCMTAMYFAGIDKIYYCASVEDAVEAGLGKSKVVYEELQKPKEDREMQMIHMPLKEGQENPMELWKKK; this is encoded by the coding sequence ATGGATCAGTTTATGGAGCGTGCAGTGGAACTGGCTGCTGAAAATGTTCGTAATGGCGGGGAACCGTTTGGTGCAGTTCTGGTAAAAAATAATAACCTGGTTTCTGAAGGTGTGAACGAATTACATAAGCGTTTTGACATTTCTGCACATGCTGAAATAATGGCGATGCGCAAGGCACAAAAGAAAATGCATACACATGTCCTCGAGGGATATACAATGTATGCGAGCGGTGAGCCCTGTCCAATGTGCATGACAGCAATGTATTTTGCCGGGATTGACAAAATTTATTACTGTGCATCTGTGGAAGATGCTGTTGAAGCAGGTCTCGGAAAGTCAAAAGTAGTTTATGAAGAATTGCAGAAGCCAAAAGAAGACAGGGAAATGCAAATGATTCATATGCCTTTAAAAGAAGGTCAGGAAAATCCAATGGAATTGTGGAAAAAAAAATAA